In the Ornithodoros turicata isolate Travis chromosome 5, ASM3712646v1, whole genome shotgun sequence genome, AACTATACTTGGTCCCGCGGGAACTCGTTTAGTCGTCGGGACAGAGCATATGTGCCTAGTGAGTACGCTGACTGCATCGTTCAATGCCGAACGTCACCGTTCCCTGCCTCGGTGGAGTACATTTCAGATCATGTACCGTTTTTCGTCGCGCTGGATCTCTCGACTTTTGAAACTCGAGGGCCCGGCTGGTGGAGGCTAGATAGTGCGGTATTACAGGATCCTCAACTTACTTTAGAAGTAGATGTGGCAATCCGTGACTCTTTGCGTGAGATAGATTTCGACCCGGTCATCTGGGACAACCTTAACCGGCACTGGTCAGAGCTTTTGATCGCACCTGGTAGACGTATAGGAAGGTTGATCTCACTGAACATTTAAATGAGCTTCGTCATCGAATGCTCATAGTGAAACGTGGAGGGCACCTTACGTTGTTCATGCAAGGGTATCTGAACATCCTGAAAGAGCGCTATTACCGAGCTTTGCGCTTTTCGTCCCGGACTGCAGCAGTTATGTTCAACCGCAACCGTCCTATTTTGGACCCCGACGTGTTGCGCTACATGCGTATCTCCGACATCAGGCAGCCTCGACAGAGTCATGTCGAACAAGTACGCATGGCGCATGGGTCTGTCTCCTCTGCTCCATCAGACATCGTTCAAGTGTTTCGCACTTTCTTTGCACAATTGTTCTCTTCTAAGAGCCAGGAAAGCGAGGTTGGTGAAGAGATATTACGTTTCCTGGCTGCGTTGCCCGAACTGCCAGATGATTTGGGATCGGCATTGTGTTGTTCTGTGACCTTATCAGCCCTACAACAGCCGCGATCTCAAGGGGGCTGGAGCCTCCCGTGCATTTCTACTTTTTGTACACTGCTTGCCCTTCGGGCTGTCCTCCGTGTTCTCGAAGATACTGAGCATTCAGCGCGTGCGCTTGCATTGTACTGGCTTGGCCACTTTCGCAGAGCATTAGTTCCTCGCGGActagggtggtggtggtggtggtggtggtgaagatgaaaactgctcgccgtggttGGCCACGCTAGAAGCGGGCAGCGTCACAACTAaaacgcagaaaaaaataataataataaaaactaGGGAATAGCTACCCTGAAGCCACTTCCCCGTCCCTGTTTTATCGACGTATCGCAGAGCGATTTGGCGACATACAGGCTCAGGCCCCTCAGGTCGATCCTCGGTCGGTCCCTGCATCACGTATCTACGAATTGGTACGTCCCTTGGATGAACTCCGGTCGGATAACTTGAGAAACCTAGGGATGATATCCGGCCTGATAATTTCCCACGGGAAGtctgtgactttttgtggaaggCGGCCTGGGGAGTTCTACCTACGCGGGATCGCTTAAATCGGTGGGGTGTTACCAGTACCTCCCTTTGTCCGAATTGTCCCAACATCGAATCAGTGTCTCACGTATTAGACGACTGCATTGTAGCAAGAACGTTTTGGACTCTCGTTTGCCGGGTTTTCCCGTTCCGCTATCGTTTAGTGTACCGGATCAGGGATAGGTTTGTTCTTCTGCTTGTTGCAGTGGCAAGGTACGTCTTGTGGAAGAACAGATACAGAGCGGTAGCTCAAGGCAGGCGCCTTCGCGTTCAGTACCCTCTCCTCATGTCGCTCCACAAGTAGATAGTCATTTTCTTGGAGACCCAGTTTGTTACACTTGGAGAGACAGAGCTCCTCCGAAGGTGGTCGACAcggtactgttggggacacggttagcctGTCAGTATatacttcgccgtcccatattacctcggttgcgcttgaaagtgttgcgCCAATATtttatttgaaggtggaccatatgCAGCATGTGTTTATTAAAGAAATAGTCTTTCAACATCTGGATATTTGAGATGCGATTAACCACGGAGTggtgattttagacaaccgtgtcccctacagtacatTAGTGACCGCCGCGGCCGTGTCCCCTTGAATTACGACTGGTTCCCTTAGTGGCGTTCTTTTGTGGGTTTCTTTGAGATTGAGTGTTTTAGCTTGTTTGGCTAGTAGGGTGTGACTTGCGTAGTATAAGCATTTTGTGTATTTAGATTGTGCTACATTATATTGAAACTGTATTGAATTGTATCGAACTTGTACTACACGTAAGTTTAACTTGACTTAAGTTAAGTTTTACTTGTAAGTTTACTTGTTTATATTCCTGATCAAAACACAAACGCTCCATGCTACGACTCATATTTACGTTGAGAGAAAGTACGTGAAGAAATTGGATGACCGATCAATCTAGTCGCAATTGCCCTCGGACTACACCTAAACTTAATTGGCTTGTATTCTATACTAAAAACTGGGCATATGAAGGCCTGTCGTTTTATTCTTTGCGTACTGTTCGGCGCCATAACTTTCGCAGCACAAGACAGCCAACGAATAGAAAGCAGTCGCAGACAGGAAGATAACACCTGCTGATGACTCTCACCAAAAAGCACACGACTGTTTTGGGTTCATCCGCGTTCCAACTGGACAATCGAATGCATCAGCGAACGGAGCGAAATGAGACAACGGCACGTTTACCCTCAACTTCCCGGGAACGCTGGTCTTGAAACGAAGCCGCCTCTTCATGTGGGATGCATCACGCTGGGGCTCGCAGAACATGGTAGCGTAATTGACGAAAAACAGCTTACGCGACGTCATCTTCCAGGGCTGTCCTGGTACCGTAGCTCCCGTTCTTCGGGGATACTTCATAAAAATATTGTATAAAGGTCGTAGCACAGCGCCGTCTGCAATGTTTTCTTCGAGAAAAAGAGACGAGTCGAGACCGTCTTGGATGTACGTCCTGGCTTTAGCGATGAAACTACTTTGGAGGCATCGTGCCCGCTCTAGAAACTTATCGGCTGTCCCAGGCCTCCACCAATTGCGAAGCGTGCCTTCGGCATCAATGGTGCAGCCGCGGATGTCCATTGCGGAGAACATTCCACGCACCATGGGCGCGACCAGGAAGGGAAGCGCGGTAGCATCGACGTTGTGCGCTATTCGACCGGCATAGGCAAACACTGCAGGTGAAAGTACTATGCTGTTAGCTTCTGGATCGTACGAGAATCCTGGAGAAAACACTGTCTCTGAAGCAGTAGAtggttcgtggaacactgtcaaGTTGCGAGCGTCCAGGTATTGGGTACGCACAAAACGAATGAGATTGTAGTATGTCGACAGTAATCTGTTCAACTCCATAGAAACAGGCACGAAGGATGGCAGGCTGCGTTCGTTAGACCGTGGGATAATCTCGATCTTCATATGTTCCATCTTGGAGACCGCAATATCTGATTCTTCTTGCGTCATCCATGGTGCGGTGGCGGCGCTTTGCTTCATCTCGAATCGAACCAAATCTTCGATGCCCGTTATATCATGGACCATGTCAGTTTGGCTAGCATTAAAAGGACGGAGCTTACGAAGCAAATACGACCATGCTAAGGAGCGAACGCCAAATGGGTAAACCCGCTCCAAGAGAAACATGCAGGCCTGGTGGCGCTCCGGAATCACGTAGCCCTCAAACCGGTATGGATAGCTGAGCGGAACCAAGAACCCCACCTTATTCGGTGATAGCAAGGGTGACAAATACACGAGTACGCGGTAGCCAATGTAGTTGATGAGAGTACGTGAGCTGGTTTGGTTTAGTATAGTCGTCAAACGGTCAACGTACGCCGGATCAACGAGAACCACCTTGCTGGTGTAGAAGTCAGATGTAATCGGGCGAGCAAAATGGTACAGGTATGTCCACCAGTCCCAGTTCCGCAAACGAACGAACTCCGTTATGGGCTTCGAAACGTGCACGGTGGGCACACTGCGAGCCGAATGGGCAGCAGCCTCTGACATCTTCTGTTCTAGTCGAACAATATCCAAAGCGAGGTTCTGAGTCCACGCAGATCGAGGTCTTCTTATGGCCAGCGCTCGCACAACAACGTCAAGATACATGCCGTCTGGAAATAGAGCGGTCTCGAACAACCGCATCAATATGGGGGGAGAGTCCATGTGAAGGACGGCCTGGTGACTCGATGGTTTTTCACGTAGGAAAACGGACACGAGTGACGCTGTGCCCAGGAATTTGTCTGCCTTCTTGGCTACATCATATGGTGCTACATGAAGTGCTTCTGCATCATACGGCCATTCGGGGATCATAATATCCGACAGTATTTTGCGGAACGTTCCCCATTCCGTGTCTTTCCCATCGGAGCCCTCGACGCAACCTCGTACTAGAAAAGCAGCGAGGCTCAAGAACGACGAGGTCTCGGTTGGCTGTATCCTGAACTCGTTCCAAAGGTCCACCATCATTGTAGCAGACGCGCTGTAAGGATACGGGTGCGCTTCAATCCGTTGCTCTTCGCCAAACCAATTAGACGAACAAACGTGAGAGTAAAAGTCGACGCAGGGATCTATAGAGTTGTTCAGCTTACCGAGAAGATACTGGCCTTGCCAAAGACAAGCGTCGGTCGCGCAGctcggttgtttcgtaccagTCTCGATTTCCAGTACCTTCGGGCTGCTTTGGACTACAGGCTTAAACGTACGCGTGAGGCTGTGGATTGCTTTGTTGTCACGGACATCTCCAGCAACGGATTGAAGAAGCTTGCTGGCGGTTCCTAAAAGAAGCAGCAGCACACACGCAATAATAAGCGTTACTGGTATGCAGGGGTTCAGAGCGCATAAATCCCATTCGTCCTCGTACGTGTCACGCGTTAAGGGCGCGGACTTGCGTCGCCTTTGGTGACGTCTCTTAGCTGGTGAAGAGGTTTCATCTGGAATGAGAACAGTACCAAGAGAGGCGCTGTCACTTGGTCCGAAGGTTGACGCAAGGGTCGGTGTCTTCGCAGGATGTACCGGTGATCCAACGATATCGGGAGTAGGAGGGAAGACTAACTGTTCCACGTGAGGATACCCCTTATGAGAGCGAGAGGCACGACGGGGCCTGGAAGGGCAAGTCGAAGAATGCTTCCGACGCTTTCGGGACTTCCTTTTGCGAGGCGGTGGGCTCACTCGTGGTAGGCTTAGGGACAGCGGACTCAAGGGAGGCGGAGAAGAAGACCGCACGCAAGCTTCCGGGACGTAGACAGATGGGGTGTATGTCATGCTACCGTATGGAATGTGCAGCAGTGGTTCATGCGGAGGTGAGCAGACTTCGTGCACATGTGGACAAGGCGACGGCGTTCGGTGCGGCGAGCCGTGGAAGCCGTGAACGGAGAAGCCACCTGTT is a window encoding:
- the LOC135396087 gene encoding neprilysin-1-like, producing MTDDGTGGFSVHGFHGSPHRTPSPCPHVHEVCSPPHEPLLHIPYGSMTYTPSVYVPEACVRSSSPPPLSPLSLSLPRVSPPPRKRKSRKRRKHSSTCPSRPRRASRSHKGYPHVEQLVFPPTPDIVGSPVHPAKTPTLASTFGPSDSASLGTVLIPDETSSPAKRRHQRRRKSAPLTRDTYEDEWDLCALNPCIPVTLIIACVLLLLLGTASKLLQSVAGDVRDNKAIHSLTRTFKPVVQSSPKVLEIETGTKQPSCATDACLWQGQYLLGKLNNSIDPCVDFYSHVCSSNWFGEEQRIEAHPYPYSASATMMVDLWNEFRIQPTETSSFLSLAAFLVRGCVEGSDGKDTEWGTFRKILSDIMIPEWPYDAEALHVAPYDVAKKADKFLGTASLVSVFLREKPSSHQAVLHMDSPPILMRLFETALFPDGMYLDVVVRALAIRRPRSAWTQNLALDIVRLEQKMSEAAAHSARSVPTVHVSKPITEFVRLRNWDWWTYLYHFARPITSDFYTSKVVLVDPAYVDRLTTILNQTSSRTLINYIGYRVLVYLSPLLSPNKVGFLVPLSYPYRFEGYVIPERHQACMFLLERVYPFGVRSLAWSYLLRKLRPFNASQTDMVHDITGIEDLVRFEMKQSAATAPWMTQEESDIAVSKMEHMKIEIIPRSNERSLPSFVPVSMELNRLLSTYYNLIRFVRTQYLDARNLTVFHEPSTASETVFSPGFSYDPEANSIVLSPAVFAYAGRIAHNVDATALPFLVAPMVRGMFSAMDIRGCTIDAEGTLRNWWRPGTADKFLERARCLQSSFIAKARTYIQDGLDSSLFLEENIADGAVLRPLYNIFMKYPRRTGATVPGQPWKMTSRKLFFVNYATMFCEPQRDASHMKRRLRFKTSVPGKLRVNVPLSHFAPFADAFDCPVGTRMNPKQSCAFW